In Sphingobacterium sp. lm-10, one DNA window encodes the following:
- a CDS encoding peptidase domain-containing ABC transporter, with amino-acid sequence MLKRFPHYKQKDQMDCGATCLRIVFKYYGQLVSIQKIRKLCQTTKDGVNLLGISEAAEKIGFRTQGVRLSLHQLRELELPCILHWNQNHFVVLYKIREGKYYVSDPATGLLVYDEKDFADNWFSTKELHAGLSLILSPGPTFYQLDDEESELKLGWRKIFRYFYKYRKLFLQLILGMLLGTVLQLITPFLTQSVVDIGINTKNINFINLILIAQLMLFVGQTSVSFIRSWILLHITTRVNISILTDLLIKIMRLPMHFFDLKTHGDIMQRMNDQQRVESFITGDTLTSLFSLLNMVVFGTLLLVYNKTIFLVFFVATALYTIWILAFMRYRRELDHRRFKIASENQTYMVEMIQSVKDIKLNNAQKQKRWVWEGLQAKLFKFKVESLSLSQYQSLGSMAINQVKNIFITYIAAKAVIDGDLTLGGMMAIQYIVGMVSSPVESLLGFMQSYQDAKISLERLNEIYQTAEEENIQKDYVKKLSEDKTIEIRNVTFRYYGAGNEPIFNAINLTFPAGKTTAIVGASGSGKTTILKLLLRFYEYESGEILVGGKKLEQIDYQLWRDSCGSVLQENHVFADTIEGNITVNDELVNEVKIERAIEIANLTEFIADQPFGLSTKIGTAGKGISQGQKQRLMIARAIYKDPSFIFLDEATNALDANNEKMIVEKLDKFFRNRTVIVVAHRLSTVRNADKIIVLDRGMIVEEGTHIELAAQKGYYYDLVKNQLELGS; translated from the coding sequence ATGCTAAAACGCTTTCCTCATTATAAGCAAAAGGATCAGATGGACTGTGGCGCTACCTGTTTGCGCATAGTCTTTAAATATTATGGTCAGCTTGTTTCGATTCAAAAAATTCGAAAGTTATGCCAGACCACAAAAGATGGTGTAAATCTGTTAGGTATCAGCGAAGCGGCCGAAAAAATTGGGTTTCGTACCCAAGGTGTTCGTTTATCATTACATCAGTTACGAGAATTAGAATTACCATGTATTCTTCATTGGAATCAAAATCACTTTGTGGTGTTATATAAGATTCGTGAAGGTAAGTATTATGTGTCTGACCCTGCAACGGGTCTGTTGGTTTATGACGAAAAAGACTTTGCTGATAATTGGTTTTCTACGAAAGAACTACACGCTGGACTTTCTCTTATTTTGAGCCCAGGTCCGACTTTTTATCAGCTGGATGATGAGGAGTCTGAGCTTAAACTGGGTTGGAGAAAGATCTTTCGCTATTTCTATAAATACAGGAAGCTTTTTCTTCAATTAATACTAGGGATGCTACTGGGCACAGTACTTCAACTGATTACTCCTTTTTTAACACAGTCAGTAGTTGACATAGGCATCAATACCAAGAATATCAATTTTATAAATCTTATTCTTATTGCCCAATTAATGCTATTCGTTGGACAAACATCAGTAAGTTTTATTCGTTCGTGGATATTATTACATATCACAACGAGGGTAAATATATCTATTTTGACCGATCTACTGATCAAAATTATGCGGCTACCGATGCATTTCTTTGACTTAAAGACGCATGGAGACATTATGCAACGAATGAATGATCAGCAGCGTGTGGAGTCTTTTATAACAGGAGATACCTTGACAAGTTTGTTCTCATTGTTGAACATGGTCGTATTCGGAACGCTGTTATTGGTATATAACAAAACTATTTTCTTAGTATTCTTCGTTGCTACTGCGCTGTACACGATCTGGATACTTGCTTTTATGCGGTATCGTCGAGAATTGGATCACCGTCGCTTTAAAATTGCATCAGAAAACCAGACTTACATGGTAGAGATGATACAAAGTGTTAAAGACATTAAATTAAATAACGCACAAAAGCAAAAACGGTGGGTATGGGAAGGTTTGCAAGCGAAATTGTTTAAATTTAAGGTAGAGAGTTTGTCTTTGTCGCAATATCAGTCCTTAGGTTCTATGGCGATCAATCAAGTCAAAAATATTTTTATCACATATATTGCCGCGAAAGCAGTAATTGATGGGGATCTGACATTGGGTGGGATGATGGCGATCCAATATATTGTTGGCATGGTATCTAGTCCTGTCGAATCATTACTTGGCTTTATGCAGTCTTATCAAGATGCCAAAATAAGTTTGGAAAGACTTAATGAGATTTATCAGACAGCAGAAGAAGAGAATATTCAAAAGGACTACGTAAAAAAACTTTCGGAAGATAAGACCATCGAGATTCGTAATGTAACATTTCGTTATTATGGTGCTGGAAACGAACCTATTTTTAATGCAATCAATCTCACATTTCCCGCGGGTAAGACAACTGCGATAGTAGGGGCTAGTGGTAGCGGTAAAACGACTATATTGAAACTATTGTTACGCTTTTATGAATACGAATCAGGTGAAATCTTAGTTGGCGGAAAGAAACTGGAACAAATCGACTATCAGTTGTGGAGGGATAGTTGCGGAAGTGTTTTGCAAGAGAATCATGTTTTTGCTGACACTATTGAAGGAAACATCACTGTAAACGATGAATTGGTTAATGAAGTTAAAATTGAGCGTGCGATCGAGATTGCCAACTTAACTGAATTTATTGCGGATCAGCCTTTTGGATTATCTACAAAGATCGGTACGGCAGGAAAAGGAATTAGTCAAGGACAAAAGCAAAGACTCATGATAGCACGCGCGATATATAAAGATCCAAGTTTTATTTTTTTAGACGAAGCTACCAATGCTTTAGATGCCAACAACGAAAAAATGATTGTCGAGAAGTTAGATAAGTTTTTTCGTAACCGTACTGTGATAGTAGTGGCACATCGTCTCAGTACCGTGCGAAACGCAGATAAGATTATTGTGTTGGACAGAGGTATGATCGTGGAAGAAGGGACGCATATAGAGCTAGCCGCTCAAAAAGGATATTATTACGATTTGGTTAAAAATCAATTGGAATTGGGGAGTTAG
- a CDS encoding HlyD family efflux transporter periplasmic adaptor subunit: MKPQHILEEDLHSEDLQDIISKTPSWLLSRGISFIFITIVMLVGATAFIRYPEIVTVDMKFTTTVSPKKIINPIDGNLLNILVDDGAVVQQGQEIAFIESTADHLQVLSLLKALHTMRENDPGSIDLEKIIPPSDLQLGELQGSYQSFYIAYLNYLAAADKGIFSTRKRSIQEEVQIIRQQDERSKQVLELQQKELDIAAEEYERYKKLAEKKIVSPQELQQKETLLLSKRQSIPQMENNLLMIQNNLLSKDRELAEINNHVFEALQKFTQAFNSFISEAATWKRKHVLSAPIAGIVVYGGFLQENLYVKAGEELFYINPNLDEYYGEVYIPQINSSKIKIGQQVLMKVRSYPYQEYGYLHGNVSFISDIPIRDSVFFSKIAIKRTEQDSIILLKPGIMADADIITEDMSIMRRIWINLSKSLKY, encoded by the coding sequence ATGAAACCACAACACATCTTAGAAGAAGATTTGCATTCAGAAGATCTTCAAGATATAATCTCTAAAACTCCATCGTGGTTGCTATCACGTGGTATTTCCTTTATTTTTATTACCATAGTAATGCTCGTTGGTGCGACTGCTTTCATACGTTATCCTGAGATTGTGACAGTCGATATGAAATTTACAACAACCGTTTCGCCAAAAAAAATTATAAATCCTATCGATGGTAATTTGTTAAATATTTTGGTGGACGACGGTGCAGTAGTTCAGCAAGGCCAGGAAATAGCTTTCATTGAAAGTACTGCTGACCATTTACAAGTATTGTCTTTACTGAAGGCTTTGCATACAATGAGAGAGAACGATCCTGGATCTATTGATCTAGAAAAAATTATCCCTCCAAGTGACTTGCAGCTTGGTGAGCTACAGGGAAGCTACCAATCTTTTTATATTGCTTATTTAAATTATCTAGCGGCTGCGGATAAGGGGATTTTTTCGACACGAAAAAGATCTATACAAGAGGAAGTTCAAATCATTAGACAACAGGATGAGCGATCTAAGCAGGTTTTAGAACTGCAACAGAAAGAATTGGATATAGCAGCTGAAGAGTACGAACGATACAAAAAACTGGCAGAGAAAAAGATTGTGAGCCCGCAAGAGCTCCAACAAAAGGAAACATTGCTGTTGTCTAAGCGTCAGAGTATTCCGCAAATGGAGAATAATCTTCTCATGATTCAAAATAATCTATTAAGTAAAGATAGAGAGTTGGCAGAGATCAACAATCACGTATTTGAAGCTCTGCAGAAATTTACTCAAGCTTTCAACAGTTTTATTAGTGAGGCAGCTACTTGGAAACGTAAACATGTCCTTTCTGCACCTATTGCTGGAATAGTGGTATACGGAGGTTTTCTGCAAGAAAACCTATATGTTAAAGCGGGTGAAGAATTGTTTTACATCAATCCAAATCTTGATGAGTATTATGGTGAAGTCTACATTCCGCAGATAAACTCGTCAAAGATTAAAATTGGTCAACAGGTCCTAATGAAAGTACGGAGTTATCCTTATCAAGAATATGGTTATCTACATGGGAATGTTTCGTTCATTAGTGATATCCCGATTCGAGATAGCGTCTTTTTTTCCAAGATAGCAATCAAACGTACTGAACAAGATTCAATTATTTTACTAAAACCGGGTATTATGGCAGATGCTGATATTATCACAGAAGATATGTCTATTATGAGAAGAATATGGATAAACTTGTCAAAATCTCTAAAGTATTAA
- a CDS encoding capsular polysaccharide synthesis protein, which produces MNDNIIVQTLWISNELGEHQKFCLQSFLDNGHDVHLYSYGEVTNLPIGVKLMDADVILAEDLVFKDLFNSYATFSDWFRIKLLYEVGGWWVDSDMLCIKHFHVDWPYVFATEIEKNGNDEITHICNCVIKMPKGNDMAKSILSRIDDCLRSKNPVDIKWTEIGAKYMQNEIIDRDLVTYIVSPEVFCPFDYSSFESIFTEEKISLDKETFGIHLWNKMWEWSKREPMDVMTGNSIFSRFVEK; this is translated from the coding sequence ATGAATGACAATATAATTGTTCAAACACTTTGGATCAGTAACGAATTAGGCGAACACCAGAAATTTTGTCTTCAATCATTTCTCGACAATGGCCATGATGTACATCTTTACTCATATGGTGAAGTTACCAATTTGCCGATAGGTGTCAAATTGATGGATGCTGATGTTATTTTGGCAGAGGATTTAGTGTTCAAAGATTTATTTAATTCTTACGCTACATTTTCTGATTGGTTTCGTATAAAATTACTTTATGAAGTTGGTGGATGGTGGGTGGATAGCGATATGCTCTGTATTAAGCATTTTCATGTTGATTGGCCTTATGTCTTTGCTACAGAGATAGAAAAAAATGGGAATGATGAAATTACGCACATCTGTAATTGCGTAATAAAAATGCCGAAAGGCAATGATATGGCGAAGTCAATTCTTTCTCGTATCGACGATTGTTTACGGTCTAAAAATCCTGTTGATATAAAATGGACTGAAATTGGAGCGAAATATATGCAAAACGAAATCATAGATAGGGACTTAGTTACATATATCGTATCTCCTGAGGTATTTTGTCCATTTGATTACTCAAGCTTTGAAAGCATTTTTACAGAAGAAAAAATAAGTTTAGATAAAGAGACATTCGGAATTCATCTTTGGAACAAAATGTGGGAATGGAGTAAAAGAGAGCCAATGGATGTAATGACAGGAAATTCTATATTTTCTCGATTTGTTGAAAAATAG
- a CDS encoding sigma-70 family RNA polymerase sigma factor, with protein MKDTWLNIIKGDRSSFLKLYDTFYAPLFHYGMTIRRDRELVKESLHILFCELWERHERLPQTTVDPKFYLFTWLKRIIIRQVEVPHTQIEDLLHEPAEESIEAQRIAIEQVMDMHERLQRALDKLTKKQRRYIQWRFFEERSYEEIAELDNASVRTVYNVIHEALKRMRGDIAVLHAIILIFSK; from the coding sequence ATGAAAGATACGTGGTTAAACATAATTAAAGGTGATCGTTCGAGCTTCTTGAAGCTCTATGATACATTCTACGCGCCTTTGTTTCACTACGGCATGACGATCCGCCGGGATCGCGAATTAGTAAAAGAAAGCCTTCATATATTGTTTTGCGAATTGTGGGAGCGACATGAGCGCCTACCTCAAACCACCGTTGATCCGAAATTCTATTTATTTACTTGGCTGAAGCGCATTATCATTCGCCAAGTAGAAGTGCCACATACCCAGATCGAAGATTTATTGCATGAACCTGCCGAAGAATCGATCGAAGCACAGCGAATTGCTATTGAGCAGGTCATGGATATGCACGAGCGCTTGCAACGCGCGCTAGACAAATTGACCAAAAAACAACGTAGGTATATTCAATGGAGATTCTTCGAAGAGCGTTCATACGAAGAGATCGCCGAGCTAGATAATGCCTCGGTCAGAACGGTGTACAATGTGATTCACGAAGCTTTAAAACGTATGCGCGGGGATATCGCTGTTCTTCACGCAATTATTTTGATTTTTTCTAAATAA
- a CDS encoding FecR family protein — protein MVDPTVEKLISDHSFVNYCLSKSAEDSAYWDNWWQQHPEYIDVVEEARQMVLLLVDRPTEEEFQIERTRLLNHVVASEKQIKLWIRRLWKPWMAAAGLLLIGGITYQVWKQTRNIAATAAANIAWVDQQVPDKKIMHVALADGTVVKLFPGSNFSYPAAFQDSIREVKLDGGGFFEVAHDAAKPFIIHTEEVAVRVLGTSFNMQAYDTDNQTKVALFNGEVLIEHHGKQQTLSPGQAFLWDKVSQSAHVESFDISQERQVSNGLLVFEHADYEEVTRQLTRKYGIKWQTNIPVKIQFSGTIDQESLEDVLNHLTYTTDYRFTLQHDTVRVQQN, from the coding sequence ATGGTAGATCCTACAGTAGAAAAACTGATTTCCGATCACTCTTTTGTGAATTATTGCCTATCGAAAAGCGCCGAAGACAGCGCATATTGGGATAATTGGTGGCAACAACACCCTGAATATATTGACGTAGTCGAAGAGGCACGCCAAATGGTATTGTTATTGGTGGACCGACCCACTGAAGAAGAATTTCAGATTGAAAGAACACGGTTGCTAAACCACGTCGTAGCGTCGGAAAAGCAAATAAAACTGTGGATTCGCCGATTATGGAAACCATGGATGGCTGCGGCAGGCCTGCTATTGATTGGCGGAATTACTTACCAAGTTTGGAAGCAAACGCGAAATATAGCTGCTACAGCGGCTGCGAATATAGCATGGGTCGATCAACAGGTGCCTGATAAAAAGATTATGCACGTAGCACTGGCAGATGGTACTGTTGTCAAATTGTTTCCGGGGTCAAATTTTTCTTATCCTGCGGCTTTTCAAGATAGTATACGCGAAGTAAAATTAGATGGTGGTGGTTTTTTCGAGGTAGCGCACGATGCAGCAAAGCCATTTATCATTCATACTGAAGAAGTAGCTGTCCGGGTATTGGGAACTTCTTTCAATATGCAAGCATATGATACCGATAACCAGACTAAAGTCGCTTTATTCAATGGGGAAGTACTCATCGAACATCATGGGAAACAACAAACCTTGTCGCCCGGACAAGCATTTCTGTGGGATAAAGTGAGCCAGTCGGCACACGTCGAATCATTTGATATCTCACAAGAGCGTCAGGTGTCCAATGGCCTACTAGTATTTGAACATGCCGACTACGAGGAAGTAACGCGTCAACTTACGCGTAAGTATGGCATAAAATGGCAAACCAATATACCTGTCAAGATACAATTCTCAGGTACGATAGATCAAGAATCCCTTGAAGATGTATTAAATCATCTGACCTATACCACCGATTACCGCTTCACTTTGCAACATGATACTGTACGTGTACAGCAGAATTAA
- a CDS encoding TonB-dependent receptor — MNHFYKILCILCLCTNQLIAQQNISVKADKMALRQVVKLVEAQVPYTFLYDEQRISLNKRISLEVNGSLSTVLKAIERAAMVELQVSGKHILMKPSRTGLLLGRVIDEQGEPLQSVSVYLPTMDQRFITGENGEFRFHYPATKTRNELLTISLLGRQEQRLQVDLSPGEQRLPDVTLPILSMGLEEVSVAPTTDSRLESNSSIYINREVILQSGALSLNDLLNLVPGKKIEAPSLQRVQQANLRTANYATTSAASRDAFALNNAFGVALIMDGIAMSNNANMQTRNAGMTGMENANVFGSASGLKGGTNSPGNYSGDYAFGGLDLRQITTDNIESVEIVAGVASARYGDLTDGAIIINRMAGSSPLHFQMQLRDNATVYGMNKGFQTKKFGGFSFGANFTRSFEDNRDKLKAYDRWGGNAMWTIAGGRERAFTNTFTLDYNRNLDNILQDPDDPTGTFVRFRTYNFSVANRSNYRIDHGFISNIGLNMRYGQSYQNTYKEQLMNGTFVIYSDATEVGVAQGVYGPGTYTSVSHIEGKPIDFTTRLDLTGRYYTGDVAHQVQFGANYNYSKNNGAGQIVDPSRPNSLASAATAGNRSARYYDYTQIRAQQQIGLYAEDVFQIDLADRPLHVRAGARMDFFERFVTVSPRANLRYELNSKWRVGLAYGFSSKAPALAQLYPGPVYYEIPLFQYTAVTETGAVDAANSLYLLHVDKFVPRNNTLKPTKSQQLELSVVYAAQGFRLAMNVFDKSSYDGIGTFRSFEVTALDLYKSNPNPNAELPYVIDGKENYRLTRNEFVNGNKSKNRGVELLFSTPKWEPIQTVFNIRGGFTSSNAQTLQVMRDFTNPGTDPLYAVTGVYPARIRNTKVSNAALTSSTHIPKAKLLVNFTAEFNILNKTKTLATDGFPTGYYTERGEFVAIPTFDPTNTSYQHLLQTQELLNNQNQPGLYSNFHLNLSKEITERLTVSFNVYNVFNYRPQYLRSDNTLIIPNSKPTYGAQLRLRL, encoded by the coding sequence ATGAATCATTTTTACAAAATACTGTGCATACTATGTTTGTGCACCAATCAGCTTATTGCACAGCAAAATATCTCTGTGAAAGCAGATAAGATGGCATTGCGGCAAGTCGTGAAGCTTGTGGAAGCACAGGTGCCTTATACTTTCCTGTACGATGAACAACGTATTTCACTCAACAAACGCATCTCGCTCGAGGTAAATGGCAGCCTGAGTACGGTGTTGAAGGCAATCGAAAGAGCAGCCATGGTGGAGCTGCAAGTATCTGGGAAGCATATTTTGATGAAACCATCGCGCACAGGTCTGTTACTAGGACGCGTAATTGATGAGCAAGGAGAGCCGTTACAATCGGTTTCAGTATATCTGCCGACCATGGATCAACGCTTTATCACTGGTGAAAATGGCGAGTTTCGCTTTCATTATCCCGCAACCAAAACGCGGAATGAACTATTAACCATCTCGCTTTTAGGTAGACAGGAACAACGCCTGCAGGTCGATCTTTCACCTGGAGAACAACGATTGCCCGATGTCACCTTGCCGATATTAAGTATGGGGTTGGAAGAAGTGTCGGTAGCGCCAACGACAGATTCACGCTTAGAAAGTAATAGCTCCATTTACATCAATCGGGAAGTGATTTTGCAATCTGGTGCGCTGAGTTTGAATGATTTATTGAACCTTGTGCCGGGAAAGAAAATCGAAGCACCTTCCTTGCAGCGTGTTCAACAAGCCAATTTGCGTACAGCCAACTATGCGACTACTTCGGCGGCTTCGCGTGATGCCTTTGCCTTAAACAATGCCTTTGGTGTTGCCCTGATCATGGATGGTATCGCCATGTCTAACAATGCCAATATGCAAACCCGAAATGCGGGTATGACGGGCATGGAAAATGCTAATGTGTTTGGCAGTGCATCGGGACTCAAAGGAGGTACGAATTCCCCGGGTAATTATTCTGGAGATTACGCCTTCGGTGGATTGGATCTTCGGCAAATTACGACCGACAATATTGAGAGTGTGGAGATTGTGGCCGGTGTGGCTTCTGCCCGTTATGGTGACCTGACAGACGGCGCTATTATCATCAACCGCATGGCAGGAAGTTCACCGCTTCATTTTCAAATGCAGCTACGCGACAATGCTACGGTATATGGTATGAATAAAGGTTTCCAAACCAAAAAATTTGGTGGCTTCTCTTTTGGGGCAAATTTCACCCGTTCGTTTGAAGATAATCGCGACAAGCTAAAAGCGTATGATCGCTGGGGTGGTAACGCCATGTGGACGATCGCTGGCGGTCGTGAGCGTGCATTTACAAATACGTTCACACTCGATTACAACCGTAATTTGGATAATATCTTGCAAGATCCAGATGATCCTACAGGAACATTTGTGCGTTTTCGTACCTACAATTTTAGTGTGGCCAATCGATCCAATTACCGGATCGATCACGGGTTCATCAGTAATATTGGCCTCAATATGCGCTATGGGCAATCTTACCAAAATACGTACAAAGAGCAGTTGATGAATGGCACTTTTGTGATTTATTCTGATGCTACCGAAGTAGGCGTAGCTCAAGGAGTTTATGGTCCAGGTACCTACACGTCGGTATCGCATATTGAAGGTAAACCAATCGATTTTACGACTCGATTAGATCTCACTGGCCGGTATTATACAGGCGATGTAGCCCATCAAGTGCAGTTTGGCGCCAATTACAATTATTCAAAAAACAATGGCGCAGGACAGATCGTCGATCCTTCTCGTCCGAATAGCTTAGCTTCCGCTGCAACGGCAGGCAATCGCTCCGCGAGATACTATGACTATACCCAGATCCGTGCTCAACAGCAGATCGGCTTGTATGCAGAAGATGTTTTCCAAATAGATCTTGCAGACCGACCGTTACATGTGCGGGCTGGTGCGCGTATGGATTTTTTCGAACGATTTGTTACGGTGTCACCACGTGCTAATTTGCGCTATGAGCTAAACTCCAAATGGCGTGTCGGCTTGGCTTATGGTTTCTCGAGCAAAGCACCTGCATTAGCACAATTGTACCCCGGTCCAGTATATTATGAGATTCCATTATTCCAGTATACCGCGGTGACCGAAACGGGTGCCGTAGATGCAGCGAATAGCCTTTACCTGTTGCACGTGGACAAATTCGTGCCGCGAAATAATACATTGAAACCGACTAAATCACAACAACTAGAATTATCGGTTGTATATGCTGCCCAAGGATTTAGGTTAGCGATGAATGTTTTCGACAAAAGCAGTTATGATGGAATCGGTACTTTCCGAAGTTTTGAGGTCACGGCATTAGATCTATACAAGTCTAATCCAAATCCGAATGCTGAATTGCCTTATGTAATTGACGGTAAGGAGAATTATAGACTCACGCGCAATGAATTTGTAAATGGCAATAAATCCAAAAATCGTGGTGTAGAATTGTTGTTCTCCACGCCAAAATGGGAGCCTATACAAACTGTTTTTAATATTCGAGGTGGATTCACCAGTAGCAATGCACAGACATTACAGGTGATGCGTGATTTTACCAATCCAGGCACAGATCCTCTCTATGCCGTTACAGGTGTATATCCTGCTCGTATTCGGAATACTAAAGTAAGTAATGCTGCTTTGACTAGCAGCACACATATTCCCAAGGCCAAGCTCCTCGTAAATTTTACGGCAGAATTCAATATTCTGAATAAAACCAAAACACTAGCTACCGATGGCTTTCCGACTGGGTATTATACTGAGCGCGGCGAGTTTGTGGCGATTCCGACGTTTGATCCTACGAATACGTCGTATCAGCATCTTTTGCAGACACAAGAATTATTGAACAACCAGAATCAACCAGGATTATACAGCAACTTTCACTTAAATCTGTCCAAGGAAATCACCGAACGGCTTACCGTTTCCTTTAATGTATACAATGTATTCAATTATAGGCCACAGTACCTACGATCCGATAATACGTTGATTATTCCAAACAGTAAACCTACCTATGGTGCGCAATTGCGACTGCGTCTATAG
- a CDS encoding DUF4876 domain-containing protein — MKHPIQLVLICFALFSVVACKKDVAPENQSVSIDVSAAYGSSDYSDKLKLDAITIQVFDISGKEVFKGETDAQGRVSVPNLAPGRYGIQGTKTYPVSDFNAASGLSEEFDVLFSSVIETQDINLNSEKSFSIELRNGTYNALVIKQIYYAGSDANRGANFRDHFIEVYNNSEEIQYADQLYIAEAQGANNANTTYAYQARSGQYDWSRSFGMPTDINANADYVYARTILQLPGTGQQYPVRAGQSIVIAATAVNHKQPYQGTDGVGISIQDPELTVDLSQADFEAYYTPYVDRGRPIASDVDNPNVPNVIVHRRAGNATDLILSSNGQHSYIIFRDQNMGPVTSWKSYDVPYADGRERTDGVFVQIPVANIIDAVEIQSSSTTTTYPKKFTAQSDAGWVAVTGGARSSNSVIRKTKETINGRRVLMDTNNSTADFVTIKANPRGFAN; from the coding sequence ATGAAACACCCAATTCAACTCGTCTTAATCTGCTTCGCTTTGTTCAGCGTCGTAGCTTGTAAAAAAGATGTAGCACCCGAAAATCAATCCGTTAGTATTGATGTTAGTGCCGCTTATGGTAGCAGCGATTACTCCGATAAATTGAAACTGGATGCCATCACTATTCAGGTGTTTGACATCTCTGGCAAAGAAGTCTTCAAAGGCGAAACAGATGCACAAGGGCGCGTGAGTGTACCCAATCTAGCGCCAGGCCGCTATGGTATTCAGGGTACTAAAACGTATCCGGTTAGTGATTTCAATGCCGCTTCAGGCTTGAGCGAAGAGTTTGACGTGCTTTTCAGCAGTGTGATCGAGACGCAAGATATTAACTTAAATTCTGAGAAATCATTCTCCATTGAATTGCGTAATGGAACGTACAACGCATTGGTAATTAAGCAAATTTATTATGCTGGCTCTGATGCCAATAGAGGAGCCAATTTCCGCGACCACTTTATTGAGGTCTATAACAACTCCGAAGAGATACAGTATGCAGATCAATTATACATTGCAGAAGCGCAAGGAGCCAATAACGCAAATACGACATATGCGTATCAGGCGCGTAGTGGTCAGTACGATTGGTCACGTTCGTTCGGTATGCCGACTGATATCAATGCCAACGCTGATTACGTATATGCGCGTACTATTTTGCAATTGCCAGGTACGGGTCAGCAGTATCCAGTTCGTGCAGGTCAAAGCATTGTCATCGCTGCTACGGCAGTAAACCACAAACAACCGTATCAAGGTACAGATGGTGTAGGTATTTCTATTCAGGATCCGGAATTAACGGTAGATCTTAGTCAGGCAGATTTTGAAGCATATTATACACCGTATGTAGATCGCGGTCGTCCGATTGCCTCTGATGTGGATAATCCAAATGTTCCGAATGTCATCGTGCATCGCAGAGCAGGCAATGCGACTGATTTGATTTTAAGTTCTAATGGTCAGCATAGTTACATCATCTTCCGAGATCAAAATATGGGGCCGGTAACATCTTGGAAAAGCTATGATGTACCTTATGCGGATGGTCGCGAACGTACGGATGGCGTGTTTGTACAAATCCCCGTTGCTAATATCATTGATGCAGTAGAAATCCAATCTTCATCGACCACCACGACGTATCCTAAAAAATTCACGGCGCAAAGCGATGCCGGTTGGGTAGCGGTAACAGGGGGTGCACGTTCTTCCAATTCGGTGATACGCAAAACAAAAGAAACCATCAACGGCCGTCGCGTATTGATGGATACCAATAACTCGACAGCAGATTTTGTGACGATCAAAGCCAATCCACGCGGATTTGCTAATTAA